The stretch of DNA TCACCTTGAACGCCATGCCGCGATTGGCCGGCGTGTCCTTGATCAGGCGCTCGTCACCGAACTTCTTCAGACCCAGGCCCTTGATGGCACCCAGCATGTCCTCGGAAGCGCCCGCGTAGCTCTTCGTCAGCTTGACCTTGAGCGCCATGACTAGCCCCTCTGCTCCCCGGCGAGCTTCGCCGACTCGACGTCCTTGCCACGCAGGCGGGACACCTGCGCCGCGCTGCGCAGCAGCTTCAGACCGGCCAC from Myxococcus stipitatus encodes:
- the rpmD gene encoding 50S ribosomal protein L30; the protein is MALKVKLTKSYAGASEDMLGAIKGLGLKKFGDERLIKDTPANRGMAFKVKHLVSLETVSAEAPAPKRRKPRKIALRDRARAHQAKQGKA